Part of the Gemmatimonadales bacterium genome, CCAAGTAGGCAGCAACGGCAGGTCGGCTGAACCGCGCGGGGGCCGGAGCACCGGCCCCCGCGTGTGCATACCGGCGTGTGCGTACCGCGGCGTGCGTACCGGGGGAGACGGTGCGTCCCTTCCCTGGAGAGTCCGGCGCCGCCGCCGGTTATCTTTCCGCCTACTCTGCACCCGATCGAGACCGAGGATCTACGCGCGCGCCTGTTATCCCCACCCTGAGCCTCCCCCGCTCCCAGCGTCGCTACCACGGTTTGCTGGCGTCGGTGCTGTTGCATCTGCTGCTGCTGGGACTGGCAGTCCAGCGAGGCGACCGGCTGTGGAGCGCGACGCTCGCCCCCGGCGATCCAGCCCTGCCGCAGGGGGGTGGGGGTGGCGGTGGCGGCGGTAACCGCGTGTCGTATATTACCCTGCCGCCGGTTGCCCCAGCCGCGGCGCAGCCGAGGTTTTCAGCCGTCACGCGGGTTCCACCCCCCAAGGCCGAGCCGCCGCCGGTCCACGAAGTCGCGGTCGTGAAATCGGCGTCGCCACTACCTACGCCTGCGCCGGTCGATTCGTCCAGGACCGGTCCACCGAGTAAGGCGTCAGGCGCCGCTGCGCCGTTGCCGGGGACCGGTCCGGGCGCAGGGGGCAGAGCCGGCGGGGGAGCGGGCACCGGAGCCGGCGCCGACAGCGGAAAGGGCGCCGGACCGGGCCAGGGGGGCGGAGGCGCGGGTGGCACCATCCGCCCGCCGGAGCTCCGGGATCTCGCGTTCCCGTTCGACAATCCGCCCAAAGCGCTCCGGGGAGCCTCGCTCAACGTGACCTTCTGGGTGAGAGTGGACGGCCGGGTCGAGCGGTATCAGGTCGATCCCGAGATCAGCGATCGGGAGTACGCCCGGAAGTTCGACGAGGTGATCCGCGCCTTTCGCTTCATCCCCGCGCGGGCGCCCGACGGTAGCCGCGTGGCCGGGACCACCACGGTGACCTTCACCCTGCCAGGCAAGAGCAACTCCTGAATGCATCGCTGCGTGTTACCCTCGACTGAGGACCTATGAGCCGGCTCTTCCTCCGGAAATCGGTGCAGGATTGTGAAGACGACATCGTGGAGCGCGGCGGGCTCAAGCGTTCTCTCGGGAAGTGGCACCTCACCGCGCTCGGCGTGGGAGCCACCATCGGCGCCGGGATCTTCGCCACCACCGGCACCGCCATCGTGGGCGATCCCCTGCGCCCCGGGGCCGGCCCCGCGATCGTCATCTCCTTCCTGCTGACCGCGCTCACCTGCGGCTTCGCGGCGCTCTGCTACGCCGAGTTCGCCGCGATGGTCCCGATCTCGGGGTCGGCTTACACCTATGCCTATGCCTCGCTGGGCGAGCTGGTGGCGTGGATCATCGGCTGGGATCTCATCATCGAATACGCGGTGGGCAACATCGGCGTGGCGATCGGGTGGTCGGGCTACTTCCGGGAGCTGCTCTCCCACTTCGGCTTGGCGGTGCCGGCCTGGCTGGCCACGGATTACCGGTCGGCGCACATGGCCGCGGAGGCGATCGCCGGGGGGGCAACCGATCCCACCAGCCGGTATCTCGCCTCCGCGCTCACCACCGCGCCCCACGTCCTCGGCCTCCCATTCATCGCCAACCTGCCGGCATTCCTCATCGTGGCGGCGATCACGGGGGTGCTGGTCATCGGCATCCGGGAGTCGGCCAACTCGAACAACGCGATGGTGCTGCTCAAGATCGGCATCATCCTGTTCTTCTGCGCCGTCGGCAGCACGCTGATCCGGCCGGAGAACTGGACCAATCCAGCGTCCGGCGGCTTCGCTCCCAACGGCTTTGCCGGCATCAGCGCGGGCGCGGCGATCATCTTTTTCAGCTACATCGGATTCGACGCCACCTCGACGGCCGCCGAGGAAGCCCGGGACCCGGCGCGCGACATGCCTTTCGGCATCATCATGAGCCTGGTGGTGTGCACCGTGCTCTACATCGTGCTCTCGCTGGTGATGACCGGGATGGCACCGTGGAAGCAGCTCGGCACGCCGGAGCCGATGATCACGGCTCTGGCGCTGGCCGACGGCTCGCCCCGGCTGCTGGCGGCCTCACGCCTGATCGTCTCGCTCGGCGCCGTGATCGCCATGAGCAGCGTGCTCCTGGTCTTTCAGCTGGGCCAGCCGCGGATCTTCATGTCGATGTCCCGCGACGGACTGCTGCCTCCCTTCCTGGCCCGGGTGCACCCGCGGTTCAAGACGCCGTACATCGGCACCATCATCACCGGCCTGTTCGTGGCGACGTTCGCGGCCTTCGCCAACATCGCCGAAGTGGTCGACCTCACCAACATCGGGACCCTGTTCGCCTTCGTCCTGGTCTCGGCCGGCGTGATCGTCCTCCGGCGGGCCGAGCCGAACCGGGTGCGGCCGTTCCGCGCGCCCTTGGTGCCGATCACGCCGATCATCTCGATCGTGGCATGCCTGTACCTCATGGTGCAGTTGCCGAGGCTGACCTGGATCAGATTCGGAGTGTGGCTGCTCTTGGGGTTGACGATCTACTTCTTCTACGGGGTGCGGAACAGCCGCCTGCAGCGGAGAGCGGAGGATCGAGCGAGCAGGAACGCGGCCTGAGCGGCCCGGCTCAGGCGGAGCCCGCGAGACGGAGAGCGCCCACTACGGGGTCCACCGCCGTTTCGATCGGCGCGAGGCTGGGCTCCTCACCGAGGCGGGCGAGGACCCGCCGCCGGAGCAGGGTGTCACCCCCGAGCAGGCCACCCGTGACGGCGACCCCAATGGGCGGGTCGATCTCCATGATCGGCAGCAGGCAGATGGCGAGCTGGCAGAGCTCGCGCGCGGCGTAGTCGGCGATTCCCTGAGCCAGCACGTCGCCCTTGGCCGCGGTCTCCAGCACCGGCGGAGCCAGTGCAGCCACTTCGGCCGGTGAGGCCCCGGCCGCCCAACGAATCAGGGCATCGAAGTTCTCACTTCGGGTGGCGGCGAGCACCCGGTCCGTGAGGGCGGTGCGCGGGCTCCGGCCATCGGCCGCCCGGCTCACCGCGCCGAGCGCCGCGCGACCGATGGCATAGCCGCTCCCCTCGTCGCCCATCTGCCAGCCGTAGCCGCCGATCCGGTGCGGCCGCCCGGTCCGGTCCCTCCCCACCGCGACGCTGCCGGTGCCCGCGCTCACCACGATCCCGGGCCCATCGGCGAACGCCGCCGCCAGCGCGATGTCGAGATCGGTGGTGACCACCACCCGCTCCGCCACGTTCTCGGCCCGGAGGGCCTTCCGCAGCTCGTCCCGCTCGGGCTCACGGCCCGCGCCGGCGGCGCCCACCAGGAGCACGTCACCGGTCAGCCGTCCCAGCTTGGCCAGGGCCTGACGCACCACCTCGGCCACCGTGGCGGCTGAGGCCAGGGCCCGGCCTGGCCGGATGGCCGCGCCAGGTCCTTCGGCGCGGGTAAGGATGTCGGCGCCGTCGGAGACGCCGGCAGCGGTCTTGGTTCCTCCGACGTCCACGCCGATGAGCGTACGGGTCAC contains:
- a CDS encoding BadF/BadG/BcrA/BcrD ATPase family protein is translated as MTRTLIGVDVGGTKTAAGVSDGADILTRAEGPGAAIRPGRALASAATVAEVVRQALAKLGRLTGDVLLVGAAGAGREPERDELRKALRAENVAERVVVTTDLDIALAAAFADGPGIVVSAGTGSVAVGRDRTGRPHRIGGYGWQMGDEGSGYAIGRAALGAVSRAADGRSPRTALTDRVLAATRSENFDALIRWAAGASPAEVAALAPPVLETAAKGDVLAQGIADYAARELCQLAICLLPIMEIDPPIGVAVTGGLLGGDTLLRRRVLARLGEEPSLAPIETAVDPVVGALRLAGSA
- a CDS encoding amino acid permease yields the protein MSRLFLRKSVQDCEDDIVERGGLKRSLGKWHLTALGVGATIGAGIFATTGTAIVGDPLRPGAGPAIVISFLLTALTCGFAALCYAEFAAMVPISGSAYTYAYASLGELVAWIIGWDLIIEYAVGNIGVAIGWSGYFRELLSHFGLAVPAWLATDYRSAHMAAEAIAGGATDPTSRYLASALTTAPHVLGLPFIANLPAFLIVAAITGVLVIGIRESANSNNAMVLLKIGIILFFCAVGSTLIRPENWTNPASGGFAPNGFAGISAGAAIIFFSYIGFDATSTAAEEARDPARDMPFGIIMSLVVCTVLYIVLSLVMTGMAPWKQLGTPEPMITALALADGSPRLLAASRLIVSLGAVIAMSSVLLVFQLGQPRIFMSMSRDGLLPPFLARVHPRFKTPYIGTIITGLFVATFAAFANIAEVVDLTNIGTLFAFVLVSAGVIVLRRAEPNRVRPFRAPLVPITPIISIVACLYLMVQLPRLTWIRFGVWLLLGLTIYFFYGVRNSRLQRRAEDRASRNAA